The Sphingobacterium bambusae genome includes a window with the following:
- a CDS encoding TonB-dependent receptor — protein MLLINLFLCAALSLQAQQLPKGTLKGKVVSPEKLPLANVSIYLLTAKAGAVIKTGITDEQGSYQINNVPKGEFVLQATSVGFQEFKSAVFQTDDNTRVMDDIQLIAQAHTIDAVAVEGRVPLVQQRDGKLILNVENSTLAAGNNALEVLQRAPGVSVDKDENLQLMGQQGVNVTIDGRQTFMSGEQLATFLKSMNGDQIKSIEVTTGRSAKDDAEGSVGTINITLKKNRLEGFNGTVLASAAQGQHFRGNSSLTLNYKKNNTTLFANYGFTRNKRQFDLDLMRTISSEELTRVFDQEASLVETNKTHNYKVGIEQRTSERNTMLLQFSGDNDDEQSVNRSHTQIGPQVGSVDSVLNTITDSKTPFNRYSINFNNELKVDTLGGKLTLDLDWTAFRNRSDIAYDYQTFFPNGVLVRDPEYWRTAMPVNINIYVGKLDFVKNIGKGKFESGLKYSRVKSDNNLAFEEFVDETWQRFPRRQNHFVYTEQIAAGYLDYSREFGKASIKLGLRAEHTQSNAHSITTDTINKRSYLDLFPSLGSSYSFNENNILSLSYARKISRPNYRFLNPMPYYIDKFTFMLGNPYLRPQYTDGFTLNYTLMKMFNFTLGTDITNDAMVESLGQNAETGESWIQQVNLERSMTSYLNINAPAQIGKFWTMNNNLTGIYMHFKGAIADSVVNQGSFFFQGRSTNNFKLGKGFGAELSVNYNSPFLYNVYKIHTRWGTDVGVNYNFKDQRSSLKLAATDIFRTQKNNVSTSFAEFDSQFSQYNDNRVIRLTYTYKFGNLKQQTKRTSTDSEEKNRAL, from the coding sequence ATGTTACTGATTAACCTTTTCTTGTGCGCCGCGCTCTCCCTTCAGGCACAGCAACTGCCGAAAGGAACCTTAAAAGGAAAGGTTGTTTCGCCCGAAAAACTACCGTTGGCGAATGTCTCGATTTATCTGCTCACGGCAAAGGCGGGCGCCGTCATAAAAACAGGCATTACGGACGAGCAAGGGAGCTACCAAATTAACAACGTGCCGAAAGGCGAGTTTGTGCTGCAAGCTACATCCGTGGGTTTTCAGGAATTCAAGTCAGCCGTGTTCCAAACAGATGACAATACACGCGTCATGGATGATATACAATTGATCGCTCAAGCGCACACCATAGATGCCGTCGCCGTCGAAGGACGGGTACCTTTGGTGCAACAACGGGATGGAAAACTTATTCTAAACGTGGAGAACTCGACGTTAGCGGCGGGCAACAATGCTTTGGAAGTGTTGCAACGCGCGCCAGGTGTTAGCGTGGATAAAGATGAAAACCTGCAGCTCATGGGGCAGCAAGGGGTGAACGTGACCATCGATGGGCGGCAGACCTTTATGAGCGGCGAACAGCTTGCTACCTTTTTGAAATCCATGAACGGTGATCAAATAAAAAGTATTGAGGTAACGACGGGTCGAAGCGCAAAGGATGATGCTGAAGGTTCTGTCGGGACAATCAACATCACGTTAAAAAAGAACCGGTTAGAAGGTTTTAACGGAACAGTGCTAGCCAGTGCGGCACAAGGCCAACATTTTCGCGGGAACTCTTCCTTGACGTTAAACTACAAGAAGAATAACACCACCCTTTTCGCGAACTATGGCTTTACCCGTAATAAACGTCAGTTTGATTTGGATCTGATGCGTACCATCTCTTCCGAGGAGTTGACAAGGGTATTTGATCAAGAGGCGAGCTTGGTAGAAACCAATAAAACACATAATTATAAAGTCGGGATTGAACAACGTACCTCGGAGAGAAATACGATGTTATTGCAGTTTTCTGGGGATAATGATGATGAGCAGTCTGTCAATCGAAGCCATACCCAAATAGGGCCACAAGTAGGATCGGTAGATTCGGTGTTGAATACAATTACCGATAGTAAGACGCCATTTAATCGCTATTCGATAAACTTTAACAACGAACTGAAGGTCGATACCCTCGGTGGTAAATTAACCTTGGATCTCGACTGGACAGCATTCCGTAACCGATCGGATATAGCTTATGATTATCAGACTTTTTTTCCGAATGGCGTATTGGTACGCGATCCGGAATATTGGCGTACCGCTATGCCCGTTAATATAAACATCTACGTGGGTAAGTTGGATTTTGTTAAAAATATTGGAAAGGGGAAATTCGAATCCGGGCTAAAATACAGCCGAGTAAAATCGGATAATAACCTTGCGTTCGAAGAATTTGTTGACGAAACATGGCAGCGGTTTCCACGGAGGCAAAACCACTTTGTCTACACCGAGCAGATTGCTGCCGGTTATCTAGATTATAGTCGCGAATTTGGGAAGGCAAGCATCAAATTGGGGCTTCGTGCAGAGCATACCCAATCCAATGCGCATTCAATAACAACGGATACGATCAATAAACGGAGCTACCTCGATCTGTTTCCTTCCTTAGGTAGTTCGTATTCCTTTAATGAAAATAATATCCTCTCGCTGAGCTACGCGAGGAAGATTTCAAGACCAAACTATCGGTTCTTAAACCCCATGCCCTATTATATAGATAAATTTACCTTCATGTTGGGGAATCCATATCTCAGACCCCAGTATACGGATGGCTTTACGCTGAACTATACACTGATGAAGATGTTCAACTTTACGCTGGGAACTGATATTACAAACGACGCCATGGTGGAAAGCTTAGGGCAAAATGCAGAAACTGGTGAATCGTGGATTCAACAGGTGAATCTTGAGCGTAGTATGACCTCTTACTTGAATATTAATGCACCAGCACAGATTGGCAAATTTTGGACGATGAACAATAACTTGACAGGAATCTACATGCATTTTAAAGGAGCGATAGCTGATTCTGTGGTGAATCAAGGCTCTTTCTTTTTCCAAGGCAGAAGCACCAACAATTTCAAGTTAGGGAAAGGATTTGGGGCCGAACTATCGGTTAATTACAACAGCCCCTTCTTATACAATGTGTACAAGATCCATACACGATGGGGAACTGATGTAGGTGTAAACTATAACTTTAAGGATCAACGAAGCTCCTTGAAATTGGCAGCAACTGACATTTTCCGCACGCAGAAAAATAACGTTTCTACCAGTTTTGCGGAATTCGACAGCCAATTCAGCCAGTATAATGATAACCGGGTGATCCGATTGACCTATACCTATAAGTTTGGAAACCTTAAACA